One window of Dyadobacter sandarakinus genomic DNA carries:
- a CDS encoding glycosyltransferase family 2 protein, with the protein MKVSIITVVYNGASTIRQCIDSVLMQDHPEVEYIIVDGNSTDGTQQIVVSYGDKITRFISEPDRGIYDGMNKGIKLATGTIIGILNADDFYAGSSILSEVTGLMEEKNVQGCYGDLQYVDFFQEDKIKRNWKSGVYKPGAFLNGWMPPHPAFFVKREVYEKWGSFRLDLGSAADYEFMLRVVHKAGISVAYLPKVLVKMRVGGVSNSTLKNRIAANRNDQKAWLINDLKPRFYTLLLKPLRKVTQFF; encoded by the coding sequence TTGAAAGTCAGTATTATCACCGTCGTCTACAATGGAGCCAGCACCATCCGGCAATGCATCGACTCGGTATTGATGCAGGATCACCCGGAGGTGGAGTACATTATCGTGGACGGAAACAGCACCGACGGTACCCAGCAGATTGTTGTATCTTACGGTGACAAAATTACCCGGTTTATCAGCGAACCCGACCGGGGCATATACGACGGGATGAACAAAGGCATAAAATTAGCAACGGGTACCATCATAGGGATCCTGAATGCGGATGACTTTTACGCAGGGAGCTCAATACTTTCGGAAGTGACCGGGCTGATGGAGGAAAAGAATGTACAGGGTTGTTACGGTGACCTGCAGTACGTGGATTTTTTTCAGGAAGATAAAATCAAAAGAAACTGGAAGTCGGGCGTATACAAGCCCGGTGCCTTCCTGAACGGCTGGATGCCTCCTCATCCTGCATTCTTTGTAAAAAGGGAAGTGTATGAAAAATGGGGATCATTCAGGCTGGACCTGGGCAGTGCGGCGGATTATGAATTTATGCTGAGAGTGGTGCACAAAGCCGGGATTTCGGTAGCTTACCTGCCCAAAGTGCTCGTCAAAATGCGGGTCGGAGGTGTAAGCAACAGTACGCTGAAGAACCGGATTGCGGCCAACCGGAATGATCAGAAAGCATGGCTGATCAATGATTTGAAACCGCGTTTTTATACCTTGCTGTTAAAGCCGCTGCGAAAAGTTACCCAGTTTTTTTAG
- a CDS encoding WcaF family extracellular polysaccharide biosynthesis acetyltransferase: protein MEKTSQTQTSLSAYNNGWYRPGSKLKLLAWYVAGRLFINTRMLYPNAFKHFILRLFGAKIGRGVVIKPAVNIKYPWFLRIGNDCWIGEKVWIDNLTMVILESDVCLSQGCMLLTGNHDYTRPAFDLITRPITIAKGAWIGARATVCPGVTVGTHAVLTVGSVASKNLEPYGIYQGNPANIVKTRILKP from the coding sequence ATGGAAAAGACCTCACAAACCCAAACCAGTCTGTCCGCCTATAACAATGGCTGGTACCGGCCGGGCAGTAAGCTGAAACTGCTGGCATGGTATGTTGCCGGCAGACTATTTATCAATACCCGCATGCTTTACCCCAATGCATTCAAGCATTTTATATTGAGGTTATTCGGGGCTAAAATTGGCAGAGGGGTTGTCATCAAGCCCGCTGTGAACATCAAATATCCCTGGTTTTTAAGGATCGGGAATGACTGCTGGATAGGTGAAAAGGTGTGGATCGACAACCTCACTATGGTGATATTGGAATCAGATGTATGCCTCTCGCAGGGATGTATGCTCCTCACCGGAAACCATGACTACACCCGACCTGCTTTCGACCTCATTACCCGCCCGATCACCATTGCCAAAGGAGCCTGGATTGGTGCCCGGGCCACGGTTTGTCCGGGAGTAACCGTGGGTACGCACGCTGTGCTGACGGTGGGATCGGTAGCCTCAAAAAACCTCGAACCCTACGGCATTTACCAGGGAAATCCAGCTAACATTGTCAAAACAAGAATATTGAAGCCTTGA
- a CDS encoding MraY family glycosyltransferase, with protein MDLTLPLQILSDGNAGSFIHHDIYQCILSFLIACFLSIISIPIIINLSNLLHLTAKPGFRSSHETETPTLGGIAIFASTLIAYFLWPHSENILDSNLISLSMTGIIILFFLGIKDDILAVDPTKKLIIQIFASLILVAMGNFKVDNFYGIFGIHDVSDFISIPLTVFIFIAIINAINLIDGIDGLAGGISLIAGVGFGIWFILNDHFSFGCLSFAMSGSLLGFLRFNFSKTSKIFMGDTGSLIVGYLLSIFSVEFLSLNVGYLHDTSAYFNAPIIVMVLLIVPIFDTLRVFIVRIFKGGSPFVADRNHMHHILIDNGLNHFWASFVLWMVTIVNTTLFFIFHGDITNTASLYIYIGMFGVYMIVAHMLKRRISTGKAVKKLVKSPSFNDDDLSGPGKILREL; from the coding sequence ATGGATTTAACATTACCACTTCAGATTTTGAGCGACGGAAATGCCGGCAGCTTCATTCACCATGACATTTACCAGTGTATCCTGTCATTCCTGATTGCCTGCTTCCTGTCGATCATTTCTATCCCCATTATTATTAATCTTTCCAACCTGTTGCACCTTACCGCCAAGCCCGGCTTCCGGAGCTCTCACGAGACCGAAACACCTACCCTGGGCGGCATTGCAATTTTTGCCTCCACCCTGATCGCCTATTTCCTCTGGCCCCATTCTGAAAACATCCTGGATTCCAACCTGATCAGCCTGTCGATGACCGGTATTATTATCTTGTTTTTCCTCGGGATCAAGGATGATATCCTGGCTGTGGATCCTACCAAAAAGCTCATTATCCAGATTTTTGCCTCACTGATCCTGGTGGCTATGGGCAATTTCAAGGTGGACAATTTTTACGGCATTTTCGGCATTCACGATGTTTCTGATTTTATAAGCATCCCGCTTACCGTTTTTATATTCATTGCCATTATTAATGCCATTAACCTGATCGACGGCATTGACGGGCTTGCAGGCGGGATCAGCCTGATTGCGGGTGTCGGGTTCGGGATCTGGTTCATTCTCAATGACCATTTTTCATTCGGATGTCTTTCTTTTGCGATGTCAGGGTCACTGCTGGGATTTTTGCGGTTCAACTTTTCAAAAACCAGCAAAATCTTCATGGGCGACACCGGTTCGCTCATTGTAGGTTACCTGCTTTCCATCTTTTCAGTTGAGTTCCTGTCTCTGAACGTGGGCTACCTGCATGATACCAGTGCGTATTTCAATGCGCCGATCATCGTGATGGTACTGCTGATCGTACCCATCTTTGATACATTGCGCGTATTTATTGTTCGCATTTTCAAAGGCGGCTCACCATTCGTAGCCGACCGGAATCATATGCATCACATTCTCATCGACAACGGTCTCAACCATTTCTGGGCGTCGTTTGTGCTGTGGATGGTCACGATTGTCAATACTACGTTGTTTTTCATTTTTCACGGGGACATTACCAATACCGCCTCGCTGTATATCTACATCGGTATGTTTGGTGTTTACATGATCGTGGCGCATATGCTTAAAAGAAGGATCAGCACGGGCAAGGCAGTGAAGAAACTTGTAAAAAGTCCTTCTTTTAACGATGATGACCTTTCCGGTCCCGGCAAAATCCTGCGGGAATTGTAA
- a CDS encoding glycoside hydrolase family 2 protein, with protein sequence MKKFTWCLLILLACIRTQAQETSNWKYVEGKIVTEWAAKVVPANVHAEYPRPQLVRQHWFNINGLWDYAILPKASGETVPPAFQGKILVPFAVESSLSGVGKTVGKDSILWYHRVFDFSSKLKSQRVLLHFGAVDWKCDVFVNGKPAGTHQGGYDPFTFDITDLLSKKKQQEITVKVWDPSSDGPQPRGKQIKNPHAIWYTPVTGIWQTVWIETVADAYITDLPYTADIDQQTLKITPKVARAAAGDMVKIVALDGQTKVAEQSCAPGSECTLSIANAKLWSPENPFLYDLMVTVTRGGKVVDEAKSYFAMRKISMQADAAGIQRMMLNNKFLFQYGPLDQGWWPDGLYTAPTDEALKFDIIKTKEMGFNMIRKHVKVEPARWYRYCDELGMLVWQDMPSGDLGNEWNPHPGITGNESEQQRTPESENIYKTEWKAIMDANRHFPSIVVWVPFNEAWGQFKTTEITEWTMQYDPTRLVNSASGGNFFPTGHIVDLHNYPAPAMPRPDLFGAKQVIVLGEFGGLGLPVNDHTWQQKDNWGYQTFKNPEELYARYETFIKRFEPLIRKGLSAAVYTQTTDVEVETNGLMTYDRKVIKFPEAKLKEIHSKLYNPAFVQFK encoded by the coding sequence ATGAAAAAATTTACATGGTGCCTGCTCATTCTTCTTGCCTGTATACGGACGCAGGCGCAGGAAACGTCCAACTGGAAATATGTTGAAGGGAAAATTGTCACCGAGTGGGCCGCCAAGGTAGTGCCGGCCAATGTCCATGCCGAATACCCACGCCCGCAGCTGGTACGGCAGCACTGGTTCAACATCAATGGGCTGTGGGACTATGCTATTTTGCCCAAGGCATCGGGAGAAACTGTTCCGCCTGCCTTTCAGGGTAAAATCCTGGTACCATTCGCCGTAGAATCTTCCTTGTCGGGAGTGGGTAAAACGGTGGGGAAGGACAGCATCCTATGGTACCACCGCGTTTTTGATTTTTCATCTAAACTGAAATCACAGCGCGTGCTGCTGCATTTCGGTGCGGTAGACTGGAAGTGTGACGTTTTTGTAAATGGGAAACCAGCGGGTACGCACCAGGGAGGCTACGATCCTTTCACCTTTGATATTACTGATTTACTCTCCAAAAAGAAGCAGCAGGAAATCACCGTGAAAGTATGGGATCCCAGCAGCGATGGTCCGCAGCCGCGCGGCAAGCAGATCAAAAATCCCCACGCCATCTGGTACACGCCGGTGACCGGGATCTGGCAAACCGTGTGGATTGAAACCGTTGCCGATGCATACATTACCGACCTGCCTTACACAGCCGACATCGACCAGCAGACCCTCAAAATTACGCCGAAAGTAGCGCGGGCGGCTGCCGGGGATATGGTGAAAATCGTTGCCCTCGACGGACAGACGAAGGTTGCCGAACAGTCGTGTGCGCCCGGAAGCGAATGCACGCTCAGCATTGCAAATGCAAAGTTGTGGTCACCTGAAAATCCGTTTCTGTACGACCTGATGGTGACGGTAACCCGCGGTGGAAAAGTGGTGGATGAGGCTAAAAGTTACTTTGCCATGCGCAAGATCAGCATGCAGGCTGATGCTGCGGGCATTCAGCGTATGATGCTCAACAACAAGTTTCTATTTCAGTATGGCCCCCTCGACCAGGGCTGGTGGCCTGACGGCCTTTATACCGCACCGACGGATGAAGCCTTGAAGTTTGACATCATCAAAACGAAAGAAATGGGCTTCAATATGATCCGGAAGCACGTAAAAGTGGAGCCTGCACGCTGGTACCGGTACTGCGACGAGCTGGGTATGCTTGTATGGCAGGATATGCCAAGCGGCGATCTCGGCAACGAGTGGAACCCACACCCGGGTATCACCGGCAATGAAAGCGAGCAGCAGCGCACGCCGGAATCAGAAAATATCTATAAAACAGAGTGGAAGGCGATCATGGATGCCAACAGGCATTTTCCTTCAATTGTAGTGTGGGTACCTTTCAATGAGGCATGGGGCCAGTTTAAAACCACCGAAATCACAGAATGGACTATGCAGTATGATCCGACCCGGCTTGTAAACAGTGCGAGCGGCGGTAACTTTTTTCCGACCGGCCATATTGTGGATTTACATAATTACCCGGCCCCTGCCATGCCGCGACCCGATTTGTTTGGTGCCAAGCAGGTGATTGTACTGGGGGAATTCGGCGGGCTCGGACTGCCGGTAAACGATCATACATGGCAGCAAAAAGACAACTGGGGTTATCAGACATTCAAGAATCCGGAAGAGCTGTATGCCCGGTACGAAACCTTCATTAAGAGGTTTGAGCCACTGATCAGAAAAGGGCTTTCGGCCGCAGTTTACACCCAAACGACAGACGTGGAAGTGGAGACGAACGGGCTTATGACTTATGACCGGAAGGTGATCAAGTTTCCGGAGGCAAAACTGAAAGAAATACATTCGAAGCTGTACAATCCTGCATTTGTCCAGTTCAAGTAA
- a CDS encoding alpha/beta fold hydrolase: MKFIESKAGLAGESVKILVHEVGQGKPVVFISGWPLSHEMWEYQFNELPKHGIRCIGYDRRGFGRSDKPWDGYDYTTLAGDLKAVIDELDLHDVILVGFSMGGGEVVRYLSHYGSSRISKVVLISTVLPYMLQSDNNPDGVPGDLFDGFVADVEKDRPKFLSGFAKDFYGNTLLHNAVSDEIMLWHAMLALQASSRATSQCIRSFSSTDFREEVTRLDVPVLIIHGEADKTVPIKASSNRTAELLPGAEYIVYESAPHGLFITHKERLNENLIQFINQEVVTVSNPYADITD; encoded by the coding sequence ATGAAATTTATCGAATCAAAAGCCGGTCTCGCAGGAGAATCTGTGAAGATACTGGTCCATGAAGTTGGACAAGGCAAACCTGTTGTGTTCATCTCGGGCTGGCCGCTCAGCCACGAAATGTGGGAGTACCAGTTCAATGAGCTGCCAAAGCATGGCATCCGTTGTATCGGCTATGACAGGAGAGGGTTCGGACGCTCGGACAAGCCTTGGGATGGCTATGATTATACCACACTTGCCGGTGACCTGAAAGCAGTAATCGACGAGCTCGACCTGCACGATGTGATTCTGGTAGGATTTTCAATGGGTGGAGGCGAAGTAGTGCGGTACCTCTCTCACTATGGCAGCAGCCGGATCAGTAAAGTAGTCCTGATCAGCACCGTACTCCCTTATATGTTGCAATCGGACAACAATCCGGACGGGGTACCGGGTGACCTTTTTGATGGCTTTGTGGCAGATGTTGAGAAAGACCGGCCTAAATTCCTGTCGGGCTTTGCCAAGGATTTTTATGGAAATACGCTTTTGCACAATGCGGTAAGTGACGAAATTATGCTTTGGCACGCCATGCTTGCTCTGCAGGCTTCCAGCCGTGCTACCAGCCAGTGTATCCGCAGTTTCAGCTCGACCGATTTCCGCGAGGAAGTAACCAGGCTGGATGTTCCGGTGCTGATCATTCACGGAGAAGCTGACAAAACAGTCCCCATTAAAGCCAGCAGCAACCGCACAGCCGAGCTGCTGCCGGGAGCGGAGTACATCGTGTACGAAAGTGCGCCTCACGGTTTGTTCATCACGCACAAGGAGCGCCTGAATGAAAACCTGATCCAGTTTATCAACCAGGAAGTGGTCACCGTGAGCAACCCTTATGCAGATATTACGGACTGA
- a CDS encoding glycosyltransferase family 2 protein, translated as MIDLSVIILTHNESRHIERCIQSLHQVTDKIFIVDSFSTDNTVTLARNLGAIVVQNPWVSYAFQFNFGIQNNPFGTGWVMRMDADEYITPELAAELTATLPKVDAGTSGLYVKRRVIFMEKWIRRGGYYPIWLLRIWRSGMGTCEELWMDEHIKLSSGNTAQLRHDIVDHNLNNLTWWTQKHNNYAIREVIDLLNIRYNFDNKQTVEPGLWGTQEQRTRYLKIRYAALPLFTRPFIYFLYRYLFKFGFLDGTRGLIWHCLQGFWYRFLVDAKIFEVYRRAGRNKEHIISHFRTEYGKDLTNPNQSVRL; from the coding sequence ATGATTGATTTATCCGTCATTATTTTAACACACAACGAATCCAGGCACATCGAGCGCTGTATCCAGAGCCTTCATCAGGTAACAGACAAAATTTTCATCGTCGACTCCTTTTCTACGGATAATACAGTAACACTGGCCCGCAACCTGGGGGCGATCGTCGTACAGAATCCCTGGGTATCCTACGCTTTCCAGTTCAATTTCGGAATCCAGAATAATCCATTCGGTACCGGCTGGGTCATGCGCATGGATGCCGACGAATACATCACACCAGAGCTTGCCGCGGAACTTACCGCCACCCTCCCGAAAGTGGACGCCGGTACATCCGGACTGTATGTAAAAAGGCGCGTCATTTTCATGGAAAAATGGATCCGGCGCGGAGGCTACTATCCTATCTGGCTGTTACGTATCTGGCGGAGCGGTATGGGCACCTGTGAAGAATTGTGGATGGACGAACATATCAAGCTCAGCAGCGGCAACACTGCCCAGCTCCGGCATGACATTGTGGACCACAATCTCAACAACCTTACCTGGTGGACGCAAAAGCATAACAACTATGCAATCAGGGAAGTGATCGATCTTCTGAATATCAGGTACAACTTTGACAACAAGCAAACCGTGGAGCCGGGCTTATGGGGCACGCAGGAGCAACGCACGCGCTATCTGAAAATCAGGTACGCGGCACTTCCGCTTTTTACGCGTCCGTTTATTTATTTCCTGTACCGCTACCTGTTCAAATTCGGTTTCCTGGATGGTACCCGCGGGCTGATCTGGCACTGCCTGCAGGGTTTCTGGTACCGCTTTCTGGTGGATGCCAAAATCTTCGAGGTATACCGCCGCGCAGGCAGGAACAAAGAGCATATTATATCACATTTCAGGACAGAGTATGGAAAAGACCTCACAAACCCAAACCAGTCTGTCCGCCTATAA
- a CDS encoding glycosyltransferase, protein MRILNICAYTWAIGGPARIIYDHTTEVLRLGHQVDILSPMTPGEKMYPAPEGARLIPCARTTPISNIYREFSIEMYRYLVKHIHEYDVIHMHGIWHFGSLAPFLIPNKAVLVITIHGLLDQWAVAHSKWKKDLVTFLYQKRLLGKADLIQINNTDEEADVIRYLGYRPKNMVIIPNGMKVPDFTNLPPKGIFRRKMGIAEDEQLVLFMARLNVKKGLDLLLPAFEKIHRQVPRARLVLAGPDDGYQAQAEEFIHKHQLTSRIQLAGMLTDAHKKEALADADLFVQPSYSEGFSISVLEAMTSRVPTVVSDRVGFGDYIRQYDAAFLAPLNPDGVAEGILKILQDKAFAAEVANRAFSMVTENFDIRVVAGRLLEEYKKIKK, encoded by the coding sequence ATGCGGATTTTAAATATTTGTGCTTACACCTGGGCGATCGGAGGACCTGCCAGGATCATTTACGACCATACGACGGAAGTGCTCCGGCTTGGTCACCAGGTAGACATCCTGAGCCCCATGACACCGGGTGAAAAGATGTACCCCGCACCCGAGGGAGCCCGCCTGATCCCTTGCGCCCGCACCACCCCTATCAGCAACATTTACCGCGAATTTTCTATTGAAATGTACCGGTACCTGGTGAAGCACATTCATGAATATGACGTCATACATATGCATGGTATATGGCACTTCGGGAGTCTGGCGCCTTTTTTAATCCCCAATAAAGCCGTCCTTGTCATTACCATCCATGGGCTGCTCGACCAATGGGCCGTAGCGCACAGCAAATGGAAGAAGGATCTGGTTACCTTCTTGTATCAGAAGCGGCTGCTCGGCAAAGCGGACTTGATCCAGATCAACAATACGGATGAGGAGGCGGACGTGATCCGGTACCTTGGCTACCGGCCGAAGAACATGGTGATCATTCCCAATGGCATGAAGGTCCCCGACTTCACCAATCTTCCTCCCAAGGGTATTTTCAGACGTAAAATGGGGATTGCGGAGGATGAGCAGCTGGTCCTTTTTATGGCAAGGCTCAATGTAAAAAAAGGGCTGGACCTGCTGTTGCCTGCATTTGAGAAAATCCATCGCCAGGTACCCCGCGCACGCCTGGTACTTGCCGGACCCGATGACGGTTACCAGGCACAAGCGGAAGAATTTATTCATAAACACCAGCTTACGAGCCGCATTCAGCTCGCAGGTATGCTCACGGACGCACACAAGAAAGAGGCCCTGGCCGACGCCGACCTGTTTGTACAACCCTCGTATTCCGAAGGTTTTTCGATCTCCGTGCTTGAAGCGATGACCTCCCGGGTACCTACCGTAGTGTCCGACCGGGTAGGCTTCGGAGATTATATCCGGCAGTACGATGCAGCCTTTCTGGCACCCTTAAATCCCGATGGTGTGGCTGAGGGGATTCTTAAAATATTACAAGACAAAGCGTTTGCTGCGGAAGTCGCAAATCGCGCCTTTTCAATGGTCACGGAAAATTTTGATATCCGTGTAGTAGCCGGCCGGTTATTGGAAGAATACAAGAAAATTAAAAAATAA
- a CDS encoding NADP-dependent malic enzyme, whose protein sequence is MNKKIRKEDALYYHSKGRPGKIQVIPTKETSTQRDLTLAYSPGVAEPCLEIAENIEDAYIYTAKGNLVAVISNGTAVLGLGDIGPEASKPVMEGKGLLFKIYADIDVFDIELNTKDVDEFVRTVKILEPTFGGVNLEDIKAPECFEIESRLKKELNIPVMHDDQHGTAIISAAAMLNALELVNKQIGDIRVVVSGAGASAVSCTKLYLSLGVNPKNVAMFDTKGHIHNGRTDLGEMKKQFATDVAYESLEDAMKGADLFLGLSTADIVSKNMVKSMAKDPIVLAMANPNPEIPYPDAVEAREDVIMATGRSDYPNQVNNVLGFPYIFRGALDVRATEINEEMKLAAVHALADLAKKPVPDIVNLAYNETNIVFGKNYIIPKPVDPRLLTTVAPAVARAAIDTGVARKVITDWDAYEQELSGRLGRNEQISRVILSKAKLAPKRVVFADAENIQVLRAAQQVRDEGIAVPILLGGKDAIQHLISESQLDLGDVTIIDPRASESEQMVEKYATLLYDKRKRKGLTPIEARRTMLFKNYYGAMMVENGEAEALISGLTRTYPDTIRPALHVIGKQEGVNKVAGMYILLTPKGPLFFSDTTVNLNPSVNDIVEITELTAKAVESFNIQPRIALVTYANYGSAGGEDAEKMREATAILKKRNPSMTVEGEIQAHLAFNTTLLKENHPFSDLVEGGANTLIFPNLSASNIAYNLLKEVAELETIGPILLGLKKPVHVLQLGSSVREIVNMVAIAVVEAQMKM, encoded by the coding sequence ATGAACAAAAAGATCAGGAAAGAGGATGCCCTGTACTACCATTCCAAAGGGAGGCCCGGCAAAATCCAGGTGATCCCTACCAAAGAGACCAGCACACAAAGAGACCTCACATTAGCCTACTCGCCCGGTGTAGCCGAGCCCTGCCTTGAAATAGCTGAAAATATTGAAGACGCATACATTTACACTGCCAAAGGAAATCTGGTAGCAGTGATCAGCAATGGTACGGCCGTACTGGGCCTGGGTGATATAGGACCTGAGGCTTCCAAGCCGGTGATGGAAGGAAAAGGATTGCTCTTCAAGATATATGCAGATATCGACGTATTTGATATAGAGCTTAATACCAAAGACGTGGACGAGTTTGTGCGTACCGTCAAAATTCTCGAACCTACATTCGGCGGTGTAAACCTCGAAGATATCAAGGCTCCCGAATGCTTTGAAATCGAGTCGCGGCTCAAAAAAGAGCTGAATATTCCCGTCATGCACGACGACCAGCATGGTACTGCCATCATCAGCGCCGCAGCCATGCTCAATGCACTGGAACTTGTTAACAAGCAGATCGGCGATATCCGCGTGGTTGTTTCCGGCGCGGGTGCATCGGCAGTTTCGTGTACCAAACTGTACCTTTCATTGGGTGTAAATCCAAAAAATGTGGCAATGTTCGATACGAAAGGACATATTCACAATGGTCGTACAGATCTCGGTGAAATGAAAAAGCAGTTCGCTACGGATGTTGCTTACGAGTCGCTCGAAGATGCCATGAAAGGTGCCGATTTGTTCCTGGGCCTCTCCACTGCCGATATTGTTTCCAAGAATATGGTGAAGTCGATGGCCAAAGATCCCATCGTACTGGCTATGGCGAATCCCAATCCCGAAATCCCCTACCCCGACGCTGTGGAAGCAAGGGAGGACGTGATCATGGCTACCGGCCGCTCGGATTATCCCAATCAGGTCAACAACGTACTGGGTTTTCCCTACATTTTCAGGGGTGCGCTGGATGTTCGTGCTACGGAAATTAACGAAGAAATGAAGCTGGCTGCCGTACACGCGCTGGCAGATCTGGCCAAAAAGCCAGTTCCGGATATCGTCAACCTGGCTTACAATGAAACGAACATTGTGTTCGGAAAAAATTACATCATACCCAAACCCGTAGACCCGCGCCTGCTTACCACAGTGGCACCTGCAGTAGCCCGTGCTGCGATTGACACCGGCGTAGCCCGCAAGGTGATTACGGACTGGGATGCCTATGAGCAGGAATTGTCGGGCCGTCTCGGTCGCAATGAGCAGATCTCCCGGGTGATTCTTAGTAAAGCCAAACTCGCGCCCAAGAGAGTTGTATTTGCAGATGCTGAAAACATTCAGGTATTGCGGGCAGCGCAGCAGGTACGTGACGAAGGCATTGCTGTACCGATTCTGCTGGGTGGAAAAGATGCGATTCAGCACCTGATCAGTGAAAGCCAGCTTGACCTCGGTGATGTCACCATCATTGATCCGCGCGCATCGGAAAGTGAGCAAATGGTAGAAAAATACGCAACCCTGCTATATGACAAGCGGAAACGAAAGGGATTAACCCCCATTGAAGCCCGTCGTACCATGCTGTTTAAAAACTACTATGGCGCAATGATGGTGGAAAACGGAGAAGCGGAGGCGCTCATTTCCGGTTTGACGAGGACCTACCCGGATACGATCCGCCCGGCCTTGCATGTGATCGGAAAACAGGAAGGTGTCAACAAGGTGGCGGGTATGTATATCCTTCTCACGCCCAAAGGGCCGCTTTTTTTCTCGGATACCACTGTGAACCTTAACCCATCCGTAAATGATATTGTTGAAATTACCGAGCTGACTGCGAAAGCGGTCGAGAGTTTCAACATTCAGCCGCGGATTGCGCTGGTTACTTATGCCAACTATGGCAGTGCAGGCGGAGAAGATGCCGAAAAGATGCGCGAGGCGACAGCTATTCTCAAAAAGAGAAACCCGTCGATGACCGTAGAGGGCGAAATCCAGGCTCACCTTGCCTTCAATACAACACTGCTGAAAGAGAATCATCCATTCAGCGACCTGGTTGAAGGTGGCGCCAATACGCTTATATTCCCCAATCTTTCGGCGAGTAACATTGCCTATAACCTTCTGAAAGAGGTAGCCGAGCTGGAAACGATCGGACCTATCCTGCTGGGATTGAAAAAACCCGTACACGTACTGCAGCTGGGCAGCTCGGTACGCGAGATTGTGAATATGGTTGCAATTGCCGTCGTAGAGGCACAAATGAAGATGTAA
- a CDS encoding glycosyltransferase family 4 protein, producing the protein MRILIIHNQLWAHYKSRLFNKLYEALKKQAPGSDMQVIQIALYERSRKAMQPDNTIVYDYPYCVLFQKSLEEVSLKERTKALFQAFNAYKPTILNITGYADWAQVALMAYARSKGVKVVISSESSVMDQQRSFWKEGIKKLILRQAQGFFCFGKSPADYLVSLGVRKQQILVQHGAVIDEDVISGRYQLAAALPRPENVRRFIFVGRLAPEKNLSMLIRAFDNITSVRTGTYTWELVLAGDGSESAMLQNLAHKSAASANIHFTGGMPWYQVPGQLARADVLVLPSLSEPWGLVVNEAMTCGMAVIVSEKCGCVQDLVVNGQNGFTFDPLRQPDLEKAMLYFVQHPDRISSMGRESEKLVAPFSSTKVAAQMAAAFQSL; encoded by the coding sequence ATGCGCATACTGATCATACATAACCAGCTATGGGCACACTATAAATCAAGGCTTTTCAACAAACTGTACGAGGCACTGAAAAAGCAGGCGCCCGGCAGCGACATGCAGGTGATACAGATCGCCCTGTACGAACGCAGCCGCAAGGCCATGCAGCCCGACAATACCATTGTATATGATTACCCTTACTGTGTCCTGTTCCAGAAAAGCCTGGAAGAAGTGAGTCTGAAGGAACGTACCAAAGCCCTTTTTCAAGCATTCAATGCCTACAAGCCGACCATCCTCAACATCACAGGCTATGCAGACTGGGCACAGGTTGCATTGATGGCCTATGCACGTTCGAAGGGTGTGAAAGTGGTTATTTCATCCGAGTCTTCGGTAATGGACCAGCAGCGTTCGTTCTGGAAGGAGGGCATTAAGAAGTTGATCCTCAGGCAGGCACAAGGGTTTTTCTGTTTTGGTAAAAGTCCGGCCGACTACCTGGTTAGTCTGGGTGTGCGGAAGCAGCAGATCCTGGTACAACATGGAGCCGTGATCGACGAGGATGTAATTTCCGGCCGGTACCAGCTCGCGGCCGCACTACCACGGCCCGAAAATGTGCGGCGGTTTATTTTTGTAGGCCGGCTTGCCCCTGAAAAGAACCTATCCATGCTCATCCGGGCATTTGATAACATTACCTCCGTACGCACCGGTACCTACACCTGGGAACTGGTGCTGGCAGGCGATGGCTCCGAGAGCGCAATGCTTCAGAACCTGGCCCATAAAAGTGCAGCAAGTGCAAACATCCACTTTACAGGCGGCATGCCCTGGTACCAGGTGCCCGGACAGCTTGCCAGGGCGGATGTACTGGTACTTCCCAGCTTGTCTGAGCCCTGGGGGCTGGTTGTCAATGAGGCGATGACCTGCGGCATGGCGGTCATCGTGTCAGAAAAATGCGGCTGTGTGCAGGATCTGGTGGTGAATGGGCAAAACGGTTTTACCTTTGACCCGCTCAGGCAGCCGGATCTCGAAAAAGCCATGCTGTACTTTGTACAGCATCCTGACCGGATCAGTAGCATGGGCAGGGAATCGGAAAAGCTGGTCGCACCATTTTCTTCCACAAAAGTAGCTGCGCAAATGGCAGCTGCCTTTCAGTCCTTGTAA